Proteins encoded in a region of the Sulfurimonas marina genome:
- a CDS encoding fatty acid cis/trans isomerase — MHIYRIVFLFALFLSGCSLPQVAPVKVGQQQKDVSFSEDVKPILDKRCVVCHSCYNSPCQAKLSSFAGIDRGGSKIEVYNATRLSPQTPTRLFIDAKNTQEWHTKGFFSLTQNLEDTNGTSNDSIMLHLLHNKQTNPDVIGDYDPEHDTLMCPKDKEELSKYLYEKPNHGMPYGFPALKQREYITLASWLFQGAKDDHNSAVQVSKNAQKEIEKWEKFLNAQDPKHQMSARYLYEHLYLAHIYFSSAKGEFFELVRSYTPAPQPTDIIPTLRPFDDPQVEKFYYRFRKIESTIVHKTHMIMKFDDTVLARYNELFMEPEWREKPHTISYDTKISANPFIAYKQIPASSRYQFLLDNSKFIVMTFIRGPVCRGQMALNVIHDHFWVMFRDPKFDIAVIDPEFIDTQVQNLSLPIENVDHDLLKTFSDEYRERYEHYYQAKKERTTQLFNGGYPIESIYKGVKSSDSPILTVYRHFDSASVSRGVLGEEPRTMWVIDYAQFERLYYALVAGYDVFGNVSHQTNIRRYMDFLRMEGEANFLEYMPQKKRLSIMESWYINDESVVDDAKYVAIEKLNNKIVYKTDDYKHEFIEKIVNQYLPKDLNITFDRMNYKTKAEMKTLTMPKDYKTAFDYIQATRALTLPGSGFVRFMTDRGANNMLLRIEMEDGTFITKNLVINRWHDNVNSLFMEESMLDPSKDTMDFLDSFIGSYPNVFIDVKFSQLPEFLNLMKNTTGTLKDLQKFQKYFISRSDPRFWEYYDWFQKEFDRQNGVEAGLYDLNRYARTPWQKSH; from the coding sequence TTGCACATTTATCGTATAGTTTTTTTATTTGCACTTTTTTTAAGTGGATGTTCACTGCCGCAAGTTGCCCCCGTAAAAGTTGGGCAGCAGCAAAAAGATGTATCTTTTAGCGAAGATGTCAAACCTATTTTAGATAAGCGTTGTGTCGTTTGTCACTCTTGTTATAACTCTCCGTGCCAAGCGAAGTTGAGTTCATTTGCAGGGATCGATCGAGGGGGTTCTAAGATCGAGGTGTACAATGCAACAAGACTCTCTCCCCAAACACCGACAAGACTTTTCATTGATGCAAAAAACACGCAAGAGTGGCATACAAAAGGGTTTTTCTCTTTAACGCAAAATCTTGAAGATACCAACGGAACTTCTAACGATTCGATTATGTTGCATCTTCTGCATAACAAACAAACAAATCCGGATGTTATAGGGGACTACGATCCGGAGCACGATACATTGATGTGTCCAAAAGATAAAGAGGAATTAAGCAAGTATCTTTATGAAAAGCCTAATCACGGCATGCCTTACGGGTTTCCAGCTTTAAAACAAAGAGAATATATAACTTTGGCATCGTGGCTTTTTCAAGGGGCAAAAGATGATCACAACAGTGCCGTGCAAGTTTCAAAAAATGCCCAAAAAGAGATAGAAAAGTGGGAAAAGTTTTTGAATGCACAAGACCCAAAACATCAGATGAGTGCAAGATACCTCTATGAGCATCTCTACCTTGCACATATCTATTTTTCGAGTGCAAAAGGGGAGTTTTTTGAGTTGGTGCGTTCCTATACGCCTGCTCCGCAGCCGACCGACATCATTCCGACACTTCGCCCTTTTGATGACCCGCAGGTGGAGAAGTTTTACTATAGATTTCGTAAGATAGAGTCGACTATTGTTCATAAAACACATATGATTATGAAGTTTGACGATACTGTATTAGCAAGATATAACGAGCTTTTTATGGAACCAGAGTGGAGAGAAAAACCCCATACAATCTCTTACGATACAAAGATTAGTGCGAATCCTTTTATAGCCTACAAGCAGATTCCCGCATCTTCAAGATATCAGTTTTTACTCGATAACTCGAAATTTATTGTTATGACGTTTATCCGCGGTCCTGTTTGTCGCGGGCAGATGGCACTGAATGTTATACACGATCACTTCTGGGTAATGTTTCGCGATCCGAAGTTTGATATAGCGGTAATTGATCCTGAGTTTATAGATACGCAGGTTCAAAATCTTAGCTTGCCGATCGAGAATGTTGATCATGACTTGTTAAAAACTTTCAGTGATGAGTACAGGGAGCGTTACGAGCACTATTATCAGGCGAAAAAAGAGAGAACAACACAACTCTTTAATGGCGGGTATCCGATCGAGTCTATCTACAAAGGTGTAAAAAGTTCAGACTCTCCGATATTAACTGTATATAGACATTTTGATTCTGCTTCTGTAAGCCGCGGCGTATTAGGGGAAGAGCCTCGTACGATGTGGGTGATCGACTATGCACAGTTTGAAAGATTGTATTATGCTTTAGTTGCGGGGTACGATGTATTTGGCAATGTATCGCATCAGACAAACATAAGACGCTATATGGACTTTTTACGTATGGAGGGTGAAGCAAACTTTTTAGAGTACATGCCTCAAAAGAAACGTTTATCTATAATGGAGTCATGGTATATCAATGATGAGAGTGTTGTTGATGATGCGAAATATGTTGCAATAGAAAAATTGAACAATAAGATCGTTTATAAAACTGATGATTACAAACATGAATTTATAGAAAAGATAGTAAACCAATATCTTCCAAAAGATTTAAATATAACATTTGATCGCATGAACTATAAAACAAAAGCAGAGATGAAAACACTTACAATGCCAAAAGATTATAAAACCGCTTTTGACTATATTCAGGCTACTCGGGCATTGACTTTACCTGGAAGCGGTTTTGTCCGTTTTATGACTGACAGGGGTGCAAATAATATGTTGCTGCGCATAGAGATGGAAGATGGAACATTTATAACGAAAAACCTGGTCATTAACCGTTGGCACGATAACGTAAACTCTCTGTTTATGGAGGAGAGTATGCTTGATCCGAGTAAAGACACTATGGATTTTTTAGATAGTTTCATAGGCTCATATCCTAACGTTTTTATAGATGTGAAGTTTTCACAACTGCCGGAGTTTTTAAATCTTATGAAAAATACGACGGGGACTTTAAAAGACTTACAGAAGTTTCAAAAGTATTTTATTAGCAGATCCGATCCGAGGTTTTGGGAGTATTACGACTGGTTCCAAAAGGAGTTCGATCGCCAAAACGGTGTAGAAGCAGGGTTATACGATCTTAACAGATACGCAAGAACACCTTGGCAAAAGAGCCATTAA
- a CDS encoding Crp/Fnr family transcriptional regulator gives MYAKKLKDLYLFNSLNDDEIKAIESMTLVKKLQKGEILFYEGEGADSFYILLEGELKLYKTNAKANEVVLHHFIEPTMVAEMATIENTPFPATASAQKDNTFVAVIDKENFLKLIEEIPQLSWHIIKSLTHKIKGLEKSINRNLVFDATAKVCSLIDEHKDIFQTHKKIDIANILNITPETLSRTLRKLKDLEILDENNNLLNQKKLEMLLYP, from the coding sequence ATGTATGCAAAAAAATTAAAAGATTTATATCTATTTAACTCCCTCAATGATGACGAGATAAAAGCTATAGAGTCTATGACTCTTGTCAAAAAGCTGCAAAAAGGTGAGATACTTTTTTATGAAGGTGAAGGAGCCGATTCATTTTATATTTTACTAGAGGGGGAGTTAAAACTCTACAAAACCAATGCCAAAGCAAATGAAGTTGTACTGCACCATTTTATAGAACCCACAATGGTAGCTGAGATGGCTACTATTGAAAATACCCCTTTTCCAGCCACTGCATCTGCACAAAAAGATAACACATTCGTTGCTGTTATAGATAAAGAGAATTTTTTAAAACTAATTGAAGAGATACCACAGCTCTCCTGGCACATCATTAAATCTCTTACACATAAGATCAAGGGTCTGGAAAAATCGATCAACAGAAACCTGGTTTTTGATGCGACTGCAAAAGTGTGTTCATTGATCGACGAACACAAAGATATCTTCCAAACTCACAAAAAGATTGACATAGCAAACATACTCAACATTACACCCGAAACACTCTCAAGAACGCTTCGTAAACTTAAAGATCTTGAGATCCTGGATGAAAACAACAACCTTTTGAATCAAAAAAAGTTGGAGATGCTTCTCTACCCTTAA
- a CDS encoding bacteriohemerythrin, whose amino-acid sequence MLIDIKSMPLVAMEFMNETHTKDVEIINELFALVLAYEASPTLENKKRVDELYGDWFAHTIEHFRAEEVMMQEKRFPPYPMHKGEHEKALRLMDEVFREWQRDQDINILKKYMTEHLVPWLTNHINTMDTVTARFFQSETTPCAMH is encoded by the coding sequence ATGTTGATTGATATAAAAAGTATGCCTTTGGTTGCTATGGAGTTTATGAATGAAACCCATACAAAAGATGTGGAGATTATTAATGAACTGTTTGCACTTGTGTTAGCGTATGAGGCCTCACCCACTTTAGAGAATAAAAAAAGAGTAGATGAACTTTACGGTGATTGGTTTGCACATACCATTGAACATTTCCGCGCCGAAGAGGTGATGATGCAAGAGAAAAGATTTCCTCCCTATCCTATGCATAAAGGGGAACATGAAAAAGCTCTTAGACTAATGGATGAGGTGTTTCGTGAGTGGCAGAGAGATCAAGATATAAATATTTTAAAAAAGTATATGACCGAGCATCTTGTACCATGGCTGACAAACCATATAAATACGATGGATACTGTCACTGCAAGGTTTTTTCAATCAGAAACAACTCCATGTGCAATGCACTAG
- a CDS encoding SIR2 family NAD-dependent protein deacylase: MAKVVVLSGAGISAESGLSTFRESDGLWAQYSVDDICTAGCLISNREQTIEFYDKRRTELSDKEPNHAHKVLAHLKNRYKDDLAIITQNVDNLFEKAGIEPDNLVHLHGELTKVECESCNHIYDIGYNKLSEVNGGKCVACGSDQVRPYIVMFGEMAPQYETLDKEIQDCSLLVVIGTSGMVVGVNTMAHFIEHSILNNLAPSEAINDSYFDKVFYDKVTNVIDEIAYEIEDRLIEGR, from the coding sequence ATGGCTAAAGTTGTTGTTTTAAGCGGAGCAGGAATTAGTGCTGAAAGCGGTCTATCTACCTTTAGAGAGAGTGACGGGCTCTGGGCCCAATACTCTGTAGATGATATCTGTACGGCAGGATGTCTTATAAGTAACAGAGAACAAACTATTGAATTTTACGACAAAAGAAGAACAGAACTTTCAGATAAAGAGCCTAATCATGCCCATAAAGTTTTAGCCCATCTCAAAAACAGATATAAAGATGATCTAGCCATAATCACACAAAATGTGGACAACCTTTTTGAAAAAGCGGGTATTGAACCCGATAATCTCGTCCATCTCCATGGGGAACTCACAAAAGTGGAGTGTGAATCGTGCAATCATATCTACGATATAGGGTATAACAAACTCTCAGAAGTAAACGGGGGAAAATGTGTAGCATGTGGAAGCGATCAGGTACGTCCTTACATTGTTATGTTTGGAGAGATGGCACCACAGTATGAGACACTGGATAAAGAGATACAAGATTGTTCTTTGTTAGTTGTTATAGGCACAAGCGGGATGGTAGTGGGTGTCAATACAATGGCTCATTTTATCGAACACTCAATTCTAAACAACCTCGCACCGAGTGAAGCAATCAACGATAGCTACTTTGACAAAGTGTTTTACGATAAGGTAACAAACGTCATTGATGAGATCGCTTATGAGATCGAAGATCGGCTAATAGAGGGGAGATAA
- a CDS encoding B12-binding domain-containing radical SAM protein, which translates to MKIVLSTLNSRYTHTSLALRYLYANMQELQNDTTIMEFSINDAMQSVAEKILDEKPNILGLGVYIWNASQIHELIHIIKRVSPETKIVLGGPEVSYEPFRVDFSDADFIIKGEGDVAFYELCKNIVENNAHERITPLSAPKLKELELPYKYYTDEDIQNRYIYVEISRGCPFECEFCLSSMDEKVRAFNLEKVLEEFETLWKRGARNFKFVDRTFNLNMKAANMVLDFFLEKEPPYFAHFEVIPDHFPASLREKIKSFPHGALQLEIGIQTLNTEIANNISRQLKIDKIKENIAFLENETSAHIHLDLIVGLPGESLKSFGKNLDQLKAMSSCEIQIGILKKLSGTYIDRHDETFGMVYSDIPPYDILKNNQLSFKEIQKMKRFARFWDILHNSGNFKNSVELLWKDESVFTNFYAFSLWVYEQTDSTYKISLQRQGELLFTYLTDVKKLTPEVVAKSMLSDMMKLKGRAVPNYLKPYSEGFTIDSKLGTSGFNKRQQ; encoded by the coding sequence ATGAAAATAGTACTCTCAACCCTTAACTCCAGATATACACATACATCTTTGGCACTTCGCTATCTTTATGCAAATATGCAAGAGCTTCAAAACGATACAACGATTATGGAGTTTTCTATAAACGATGCTATGCAAAGCGTAGCTGAGAAAATTCTGGATGAAAAACCCAATATCTTGGGACTTGGTGTCTACATCTGGAATGCCTCACAGATTCACGAACTTATTCACATCATCAAAAGAGTCTCCCCTGAGACAAAAATAGTCCTCGGCGGTCCAGAGGTGAGTTACGAGCCTTTTCGTGTAGACTTTAGTGATGCCGATTTTATCATCAAAGGGGAAGGCGATGTTGCATTTTACGAGCTTTGTAAAAATATTGTTGAAAATAATGCTCACGAGAGAATTACACCCCTCTCGGCTCCGAAACTAAAAGAGTTGGAACTTCCCTACAAATACTACACCGACGAAGATATCCAAAACCGTTATATCTATGTAGAGATCTCACGCGGATGCCCTTTTGAGTGTGAATTTTGTCTCTCTTCAATGGATGAAAAAGTACGTGCTTTTAATCTTGAAAAAGTGTTGGAGGAGTTTGAGACTCTTTGGAAAAGAGGTGCGAGAAACTTTAAATTTGTCGATCGTACATTCAACCTCAATATGAAAGCGGCAAATATGGTGCTTGATTTCTTTTTAGAAAAAGAGCCGCCTTACTTTGCACACTTTGAAGTGATTCCCGATCATTTTCCAGCTTCACTTAGAGAGAAGATAAAATCGTTCCCCCACGGTGCACTGCAGCTCGAAATTGGTATTCAAACACTCAATACGGAGATAGCCAACAATATATCAAGACAGCTTAAAATTGATAAGATCAAAGAGAACATCGCCTTTTTGGAAAATGAGACCTCTGCACATATCCATCTTGATTTAATTGTCGGCTTACCGGGTGAATCTTTGAAGAGTTTCGGAAAAAACCTTGATCAACTCAAAGCTATGAGCTCATGTGAAATTCAAATAGGAATACTCAAGAAGCTCTCAGGGACCTATATCGACAGACATGATGAAACTTTTGGAATGGTTTATAGCGATATCCCGCCATATGATATTCTCAAAAATAACCAGCTCTCATTTAAAGAGATCCAAAAAATGAAACGCTTTGCACGTTTTTGGGATATTTTACACAACAGTGGAAACTTTAAAAACTCTGTTGAACTGTTATGGAAAGATGAAAGTGTTTTTACAAACTTTTATGCATTTAGTTTATGGGTATATGAACAAACCGATTCAACTTATAAAATCTCGCTTCAAAGACAGGGGGAACTACTGTTTACATATCTGACGGATGTCAAAAAACTTACTCCTGAAGTTGTTGCAAAAAGTATGTTAAGTGATATGATGAAACTCAAAGGAAGAGCAGTTCCAAACTACCTCAAACCATATAGTGAAGGTTTTACGATTGACTCAAAACTCGGTACATCGGGATTTAATAAAAGACAGCAATAA
- a CDS encoding CZB domain-containing protein, with protein MAERSSDTAYEIQNRLFTTLVKVDHILFKSKAYSTVLQNDKNAEFADHKSCRMGKWYTGFGEERFGHLRTFKEMDPIHAQVHNMVFKNMDIIKEDGLFKMGNPEKIIENFETMEDASVKLFEMLTEIASSSVKGKAT; from the coding sequence ATGGCAGAACGCTCTTCAGATACAGCATATGAAATCCAAAACCGCCTCTTTACAACATTAGTAAAAGTTGATCACATCCTTTTTAAATCTAAAGCATACTCAACTGTTTTACAAAACGATAAAAATGCTGAATTTGCAGATCATAAATCGTGCCGTATGGGGAAATGGTATACAGGATTTGGAGAAGAGAGATTTGGGCATCTTAGAACATTTAAAGAGATGGACCCTATTCATGCTCAGGTACATAATATGGTATTTAAAAATATGGATATTATCAAAGAAGACGGTCTTTTCAAAATGGGTAATCCAGAGAAGATCATAGAGAACTTCGAGACTATGGAAGATGCATCAGTTAAACTCTTTGAGATGTTAACTGAAATCGCATCATCATCGGTAAAAGGCAAAGCTACGTAA
- a CDS encoding PAS domain-containing protein, giving the protein MEKHLNENDFIVSKTDTKGIITYVNRIFMEMGEYSEEELLGKSHNIIRHPSMPKAVFKLLWNKIQNKEEIFAFVINQTKNKNDYWVFTNVTPSFDSNGNTIGYLSVRRKPKASALEIIKPLYKEMLSIEKSQGMDASIRFLEQTLNDKGISYDEFITTIQQ; this is encoded by the coding sequence ATGGAAAAGCATCTAAATGAAAACGATTTTATCGTTTCAAAAACAGATACAAAAGGTATCATCACCTACGTTAACAGAATTTTTATGGAGATGGGTGAGTATAGTGAAGAGGAGTTACTTGGGAAATCTCACAATATTATCAGACACCCCTCTATGCCAAAAGCAGTCTTTAAACTTCTTTGGAACAAAATTCAAAACAAAGAAGAGATCTTTGCATTTGTGATTAACCAAACAAAAAACAAAAACGATTACTGGGTTTTTACTAATGTTACCCCTTCATTTGACAGCAACGGCAATACCATCGGTTATCTCTCAGTTAGACGTAAGCCAAAAGCTTCTGCTCTAGAGATCATTAAACCTCTTTATAAAGAGATGTTATCGATCGAAAAATCTCAGGGTATGGATGCTAGTATCCGTTTTTTAGAACAAACACTTAACGACAAAGGTATTTCGTATGACGAATTTATTACAACTATTCAGCAGTAA
- a CDS encoding MFS transporter — protein MSIFLAIFYYFYFSIIGVYVIFIPKVLSSIGYSASEIGILLGAAPLVRFILPFLFIKGLKLDAKMFNLSLVILVIASLCFYLSVENFYQLLLSNIFLGIGLSLVLPYVEVISLENIGKQRYGKVRLFGSIGFIVVALVLAKFLSAPVVALNFLLTLTWITAVCAFIIGGRYKQKSEQEKTKEPKTMSILGDIYLWGGLILMQISFGSFYNFFTIYETDHGVSLDMTVYLWSFGVLVEIVMLFSQGKLLANSSLLNLIRLSVFASAFRWFLVFVYPENLVILFFSQSLHALSFALFHSATISYLYQIYHNKQLSQQFFMGLTYGLGGVSGAVIAGYIYEYYPSWLFLSSSVFALIGFVMLMRYKHRHEA, from the coding sequence ATGTCAATATTTTTAGCAATATTTTATTATTTTTATTTTTCCATTATCGGTGTTTATGTGATATTTATCCCCAAGGTGCTCTCAAGTATCGGCTATAGTGCCAGCGAAATAGGGATTTTACTCGGAGCTGCTCCGCTTGTACGTTTTATACTCCCTTTCCTGTTTATCAAGGGATTGAAATTAGATGCAAAAATGTTTAATCTCTCCCTCGTTATTTTGGTAATTGCATCTTTGTGTTTTTATCTCTCAGTTGAGAATTTTTACCAGCTTCTGCTTTCAAACATTTTTTTAGGGATAGGACTTAGTCTGGTACTCCCCTATGTGGAGGTGATTTCACTTGAAAATATAGGGAAACAGCGTTACGGAAAAGTACGATTGTTCGGCTCTATCGGTTTTATAGTTGTAGCCCTTGTTCTTGCAAAGTTTTTAAGTGCACCCGTTGTTGCCCTTAATTTTTTACTGACACTTACATGGATAACAGCTGTTTGTGCTTTTATTATCGGAGGGCGTTACAAACAAAAGAGTGAGCAGGAGAAAACAAAAGAGCCAAAAACAATGTCAATTCTTGGCGATATCTATCTCTGGGGCGGACTTATTTTAATGCAGATAAGTTTCGGTTCTTTTTACAACTTCTTTACGATCTATGAAACAGATCACGGCGTGAGTCTGGATATGACCGTATATCTTTGGAGCTTTGGTGTGCTTGTCGAGATCGTGATGCTTTTTAGTCAGGGAAAACTCTTAGCAAACAGTTCACTTTTAAACCTGATCCGATTAAGTGTTTTTGCTTCGGCATTTCGATGGTTTTTAGTGTTTGTCTATCCTGAAAATCTTGTAATTCTATTTTTCTCCCAATCACTTCATGCACTCTCTTTTGCACTGTTTCATTCTGCTACGATCAGTTATCTGTATCAGATCTATCATAATAAACAACTCTCACAACAGTTCTTTATGGGACTTACATATGGGCTAGGGGGTGTGAGCGGTGCAGTTATAGCAGGATATATATATGAGTATTATCCAAGCTGGCTATTTTTAAGTTCAAGTGTTTTTGCGCTGATTGGTTTTGTAATGTTGATGCGTTATAAGCATAGGCATGAAGCCTAA
- a CDS encoding DUF481 domain-containing protein, protein MKKIVVGLAALASLTFGADVQTTEKPLKAHSELGYVQTSGNTETEAFNFELDIKKEWTKNVVTFEFDGQYATDKNVETKNKYTAELDYGYKFSERFSLNYLVGFKSDKFSGFRYQFYTGPGAKYKAIDQEAHKLSLEGNILYSVDQYEDVWVDALGTQLAYPYDGVVKDHISVPAYKDDYASYRIKGVYDWKILETLKFKQELSFRGSFEQGDKYFIYSKSAINNKINSIFSAGISYKVDYVNLPADGKQKTDRTFAVNLILDY, encoded by the coding sequence ATGAAAAAAATAGTAGTAGGTTTAGCTGCACTTGCATCTTTGACATTTGGAGCTGATGTTCAAACAACAGAAAAACCGTTAAAAGCGCATAGTGAACTGGGATATGTGCAAACAAGCGGAAATACAGAAACGGAAGCCTTTAACTTTGAACTAGACATCAAAAAAGAGTGGACAAAAAATGTAGTTACATTTGAGTTTGACGGTCAGTATGCAACAGATAAAAATGTTGAAACAAAAAACAAATATACGGCGGAGCTAGATTACGGGTATAAATTCTCGGAAAGATTCTCGCTTAATTATCTTGTTGGTTTTAAATCGGACAAGTTCTCAGGTTTCAGATACCAATTCTATACAGGTCCGGGTGCAAAATATAAAGCGATCGATCAAGAGGCTCATAAACTAAGTTTAGAGGGGAATATTTTATACTCTGTAGATCAATATGAAGATGTATGGGTAGATGCTCTAGGGACGCAACTAGCATACCCTTACGACGGTGTAGTAAAAGATCACATTAGTGTCCCTGCTTACAAAGATGACTATGCATCGTACAGAATTAAAGGTGTATATGACTGGAAAATCCTGGAGACGTTAAAGTTCAAACAAGAACTGAGCTTTAGAGGTTCATTTGAACAGGGTGACAAATACTTCATCTATTCAAAGAGTGCAATCAATAACAAGATCAACAGTATCTTCTCTGCCGGTATCAGCTATAAAGTTGATTATGTAAACTTACCTGCTGATGGAAAGCAAAAAACAGACAGAACTTTTGCAGTTAATCTTATTCTAGACTACTAA
- a CDS encoding mechanosensitive ion channel family protein: MDFNKYADLALVYLSEYGLKILAALAIFIIGKWVSKKLSIVIKTMMTKAKVDVTLSEFTESLVYFSLLAMVILASLNALGVNTTSFIAVFGAASLAVGLALQGSLANVGAAVLIIIFRPFKIGDFIEAGGATGTVDDITMFSTIISPIDNRTIIVPNAKIIAGNIINYSQKDKRRVDLTFGIGYDDDLRLAKQTLLDILNADERILKDPEPFVAVSELGDSSVNFTTRAWVETSHYWDVRFDTIEKVKLTFDEKGISIPYPQMDVHMKQEQN; the protein is encoded by the coding sequence ATGGACTTTAACAAATATGCTGATCTTGCACTCGTATATCTTAGTGAATACGGACTAAAAATTCTTGCTGCTCTTGCCATATTTATCATCGGTAAATGGGTATCTAAAAAACTCTCTATAGTCATAAAAACTATGATGACTAAAGCGAAAGTTGATGTCACTTTATCTGAATTTACAGAGAGCTTAGTCTATTTTTCACTGCTTGCGATGGTTATACTTGCATCACTTAACGCACTTGGAGTCAATACTACATCGTTTATCGCAGTATTTGGTGCTGCCTCGCTGGCTGTAGGTTTAGCTCTGCAAGGCTCTTTGGCAAATGTCGGAGCAGCCGTACTTATCATTATCTTCAGACCTTTTAAAATCGGCGACTTTATCGAAGCGGGCGGAGCTACAGGTACGGTTGATGATATCACAATGTTTTCAACTATTATCTCCCCAATTGACAACAGAACTATCATCGTGCCAAACGCTAAAATCATCGCTGGAAATATTATCAACTATTCACAAAAAGATAAAAGAAGAGTTGACCTTACTTTCGGTATAGGATACGATGATGATCTGCGTCTGGCAAAACAGACCCTTCTTGATATTTTAAATGCAGATGAGCGTATATTAAAAGACCCGGAACCTTTTGTAGCAGTTAGTGAACTGGGAGATAGCAGTGTAAACTTCACCACTCGTGCATGGGTGGAAACTTCACACTACTGGGATGTTCGATTTGACACAATAGAGAAAGTAAAACTGACATTTGATGAAAAAGGGATCTCAATTCCTTATCCGCAAATGGATGTCCATATGAAACAAGAACAAAATTAA
- a CDS encoding DUF309 domain-containing protein, giving the protein MINKKIEEFVKLIEQNRFYDAHEALEEVWFPRRFEKCSEIELLKGFINAAVSFELIKRGRIPQSKRVWANYLKYRQNLYRINSEYKNSYHKLARYLENKQKTLLGHNIVI; this is encoded by the coding sequence ATGATAAATAAAAAAATAGAAGAATTTGTAAAGCTTATAGAACAAAACCGTTTCTATGATGCACATGAAGCACTTGAAGAGGTATGGTTTCCAAGACGTTTTGAAAAATGCAGTGAAATTGAACTTCTCAAAGGTTTTATCAATGCAGCGGTGAGTTTTGAGCTTATTAAACGTGGAAGAATCCCTCAAAGTAAAAGAGTATGGGCAAATTATTTAAAATACCGACAAAACCTTTACAGAATAAACTCAGAGTATAAAAACTCTTACCACAAACTTGCAAGATACCTGGAAAATAAGCAAAAAACACTGCTTGGACATAATATTGTTATATAA